The following are encoded in a window of Algiphilus aromaticivorans DG1253 genomic DNA:
- a CDS encoding pilus assembly protein PilP, which translates to MKTARLLLPLAALFLVACDDGREDLRAYIDRINDRPGRELEPLPEPKPYESFVYREADRRDPFAPIRPQREERRGGLRPDQDRPREPLEAYPLDSLTMVGLIERAGTRFALLRDPENKIHRVSVGMHAGQNYGRITAVTPTETQLVEIVPDGFGGWTERPATIPLAE; encoded by the coding sequence ATGAAGACGGCCCGACTGCTTCTGCCGCTCGCCGCGCTGTTTCTGGTGGCCTGCGACGACGGGCGTGAGGATCTGCGCGCCTATATCGACCGCATCAACGATCGGCCCGGGCGCGAGCTGGAACCGCTGCCCGAGCCGAAGCCTTACGAAAGCTTCGTCTATCGCGAGGCTGACCGCCGCGACCCCTTCGCACCGATTCGCCCCCAGCGCGAGGAGAGGCGTGGCGGGCTGCGCCCGGATCAGGACCGGCCGCGCGAGCCGCTGGAAGCCTATCCGCTGGACAGCCTGACGATGGTCGGCTTGATCGAGCGCGCGGGTACCCGTTTCGCGCTGCTCCGCGACCCAGAGAATAAGATTCACCGCGTATCCGTCGGCATGCACGCCGGCCAGAACTATGGCCGCATCACGGCCGTGACGCCCACCGAAACGCAGCTCGTCGAGATCGTTCCCGATGGCTTCGGCGGCTGGACCGAGCGCCCGGCCACGATCCCGCTCGCCGAGTAG
- the pilM gene encoding type IV pilus assembly protein PilM, which yields MDISASAIKLVELSGDEDDPQVVAFAVEPLPEGAIIDRQISDPDALASALKRTLSRAGTKTRRVALAVPGASVISKVITMPASLSENDMEEQIAVEADQYIPYPVAEVSLDFEVIGPSENDPDAVDVLLAACRREHVEALTQVLELAELEPAVVDAEPFVLENACDYLRRQMPAEGSGHTVAVIDIGNSATHVNVLHDGDSVFSREHSVGGRNLTEEIMRAYGMDLAEAAQAKKENALPEDYRESILIPFFDEVAQLVDRSFQMFFASGRVSQHIDQLLIAGGSAYLEGIVEHLGQRLQIPAERARPLTGMKVALRSRSANLERNESALLLALGLASRTFDPVR from the coding sequence GTGGATATTTCCGCGTCCGCCATCAAGCTGGTGGAGCTGTCCGGTGACGAAGACGACCCGCAGGTCGTCGCCTTCGCGGTGGAGCCTTTACCTGAGGGCGCCATCATTGATCGACAGATCAGTGATCCCGATGCCTTGGCCAGCGCCCTCAAGCGCACGCTGTCGCGCGCCGGTACGAAGACGCGGCGCGTCGCCCTGGCCGTACCGGGCGCCTCGGTGATTTCCAAGGTCATCACCATGCCGGCCTCGCTCTCCGAGAACGATATGGAAGAGCAGATCGCCGTCGAGGCTGATCAGTACATTCCCTATCCGGTCGCCGAGGTCAGCCTGGACTTCGAGGTCATCGGCCCTTCGGAGAATGACCCTGACGCAGTGGACGTATTGCTGGCCGCCTGCCGTCGCGAGCACGTCGAGGCGCTGACCCAGGTTCTGGAGCTGGCCGAACTCGAGCCCGCCGTCGTCGACGCCGAACCCTTCGTGCTGGAGAACGCCTGCGACTATCTGCGTCGCCAGATGCCGGCGGAAGGCAGCGGCCATACCGTGGCGGTGATCGACATCGGCAACAGCGCCACGCATGTCAACGTGCTGCACGATGGCGACAGCGTCTTCTCGCGCGAACACAGCGTCGGTGGCCGCAACCTGACCGAGGAGATCATGCGCGCCTACGGCATGGACCTGGCGGAGGCGGCGCAGGCGAAGAAGGAGAACGCGCTGCCCGAGGACTATCGCGAATCGATCCTGATTCCCTTCTTCGACGAAGTCGCTCAGCTCGTGGATCGCAGCTTCCAGATGTTCTTTGCCTCGGGGCGTGTCAGCCAGCACATCGACCAGCTGCTGATCGCCGGTGGCTCGGCTTATCTGGAAGGCATCGTCGAGCATCTCGGCCAGCGCCTGCAGATCCCCGCCGAGCGCGCACGCCCGCTGACCGGCATGAAGGTGGCCCTGCGCAGCCGCTCCGCGAATCTGGAACGCAACGAGAGCGCGCTGCTGCTCGCCCTCGGTCTGGCCTCCCGAACCTTTGACCCGGTGCGCTAG
- a CDS encoding type IV pilus inner membrane component PilO yields MQIDLRRRFEELQGLDLQNPGSWPDWVRTAAAVLLATVLIAGSYWYLIKDRYVEAERAARTEQELRSEFETKQRRAAALDAYRARLEQMERDFGAMLRQLPGKAEVANLLNDISRTRSANNLDEEIFEPQSEIVRDFYAELPNRIVVVGTFHDMARFVSDIAELSRIVTIEQVEISRTGGGGGNDSDAPTELRMSATAKTYRYLDDDELAAQRSSGARRGRR; encoded by the coding sequence ATGCAGATTGATCTGCGCCGCCGTTTCGAGGAGCTGCAGGGCCTGGATCTGCAGAATCCGGGCAGCTGGCCGGATTGGGTGCGGACAGCCGCCGCCGTGCTGCTGGCCACGGTGCTGATCGCCGGTAGCTACTGGTACCTCATCAAGGATCGCTACGTCGAGGCCGAGCGCGCCGCGCGTACCGAGCAGGAGCTGCGTAGCGAATTCGAGACCAAGCAGCGCCGCGCTGCCGCCCTCGACGCCTACCGCGCCCGCCTTGAGCAAATGGAACGCGACTTCGGCGCCATGCTGCGTCAGCTGCCCGGCAAGGCCGAGGTCGCGAACCTGCTCAATGACATTTCGCGCACGCGCAGCGCCAACAATCTGGACGAGGAGATCTTCGAGCCGCAGTCGGAGATCGTGCGTGACTTCTACGCCGAGCTGCCGAATCGCATCGTCGTCGTCGGCACCTTCCACGACATGGCGCGCTTCGTCTCGGATATCGCTGAGCTGTCGCGCATCGTGACCATCGAACAGGTGGAGATCTCGCGCACCGGTGGTGGCGGTGGCAACGACAGCGATGCGCCCACCGAGTTGCGCATGTCGGCTACAGCCAAGACCTACCGCTACCTTGATGACGACGAACTCGCCGCGCAGCGCAGCAGCGGCGCGCGCAGGGGGCGGCGATGA
- a CDS encoding PilN domain-containing protein yields the protein MATHINLLDWRTARRERRLQEFKKQMIGAAVLGGAVALLWWMHAGSVLSDQQARNNLLRSEIQRLDQEIKEISQLEQVQQNLLARMEVIDSLQASRSATVHFFDQLVETLPDGVHLQRLQQNDQEVTIEGIAESNARVSSYMKNLDTSRWFDNPRLVVIRSNQRENDRVRQSQFTLRVQVLRDPQSANEEGDDAD from the coding sequence ATGGCCACGCACATCAATCTTCTGGATTGGCGCACCGCGCGTCGCGAGCGCCGGCTCCAGGAATTCAAGAAGCAGATGATCGGTGCAGCCGTCCTCGGTGGCGCCGTCGCCTTGCTGTGGTGGATGCACGCCGGCTCGGTGCTCTCCGATCAGCAGGCGCGCAACAATCTGCTGCGTAGCGAGATCCAGCGGCTCGACCAGGAAATCAAGGAGATCTCGCAGCTCGAACAGGTCCAGCAGAATCTGTTGGCGCGCATGGAGGTCATCGATTCGCTGCAGGCTTCGCGTTCGGCGACCGTGCATTTCTTCGATCAGCTCGTGGAGACCCTCCCCGACGGCGTGCATTTGCAGAGACTTCAGCAGAACGATCAGGAAGTCACGATCGAGGGCATCGCCGAGTCGAACGCGCGCGTATCGAGCTACATGAAGAATCTGGACACGTCACGCTGGTTCGACAACCCGCGCCTGGTGGTCATCCGCAGCAACCAGCGCGAGAACGATCGAGTGCGCCAGTCCCAGTTCACGCTGCGGGTGCAGGTACTGCGCGATCCGCAGAGCGCGAATGAGGAGGGCGACGATGCAGATTGA
- a CDS encoding deoxyguanosinetriphosphate triphosphohydrolase, with the protein MAVVAWAADPARSRGRHYAEPAPSGRSEYQRDRDRIVHSGAFRRLEYKTQVFLNHEGDWFRTRLTHSLEVAQIARSLARSLTLDEDLVEAICLAHDLGHTPFGHAGQDALNACMKDLGGFEHNLQSLRVVDELEDKYADFRGLNLTFETREGILKHCSRARAAELGALGERFLNGTQPGMEAQLANLADEIAYNNHDIDDGIRAGLISLDELEALPLVAEPLREVRRLHPQASDRQRRHEVIRRLITILVDDLRATTEARLATAAPDSPEAVRAQSRPMVAFSDAMRTQATELKRFLYTRVYRHHRVYRMTRKAQRVIRELFEALVDDPLLLPPEFQAVAAAGREAEGEAGVARAVADYIAGMTDRYALHVHGSLFNLRQVD; encoded by the coding sequence ATGGCCGTCGTGGCCTGGGCGGCCGACCCGGCGCGCAGCCGTGGCCGGCATTACGCCGAGCCGGCGCCGTCGGGGCGCAGCGAGTACCAGCGCGACCGCGACCGCATCGTGCACAGTGGCGCCTTCCGCCGGCTGGAGTACAAGACCCAGGTATTTCTCAACCACGAAGGCGACTGGTTCCGGACGCGGCTGACGCATTCGCTGGAAGTCGCGCAGATCGCGCGCTCGCTCGCGCGCTCGCTGACGCTGGACGAGGATCTGGTGGAGGCGATCTGCCTGGCGCACGACCTCGGCCATACCCCCTTCGGCCACGCCGGTCAGGACGCGCTCAATGCCTGCATGAAGGACCTCGGCGGCTTCGAGCACAACCTGCAATCGCTGCGCGTGGTCGACGAGCTGGAAGACAAGTACGCCGACTTCCGTGGCCTGAATCTCACCTTCGAGACGCGCGAGGGCATCCTCAAGCATTGCTCGCGCGCGCGCGCCGCCGAGCTGGGTGCGCTCGGCGAGCGCTTCCTGAACGGTACGCAGCCGGGCATGGAGGCGCAGCTCGCCAATCTGGCGGACGAGATCGCCTACAACAACCACGACATCGACGACGGCATCCGCGCCGGCTTGATCAGCCTGGACGAGTTGGAGGCGCTGCCGTTGGTGGCGGAGCCGCTACGCGAGGTGCGCCGCCTGCATCCGCAGGCCAGCGACCGCCAGCGGCGGCACGAAGTCATCCGGCGCCTGATCACGATTCTTGTCGACGACCTGCGCGCCACCACCGAGGCGCGCCTGGCCACGGCTGCGCCGGACTCGCCGGAAGCCGTGCGCGCTCAGTCGCGCCCGATGGTGGCCTTCTCCGACGCCATGCGCACGCAGGCCACCGAACTCAAGCGCTTCCTCTACACCCGCGTCTATCGCCACCACCGCGTTTACCGCATGACGCGCAAGGCCCAGCGCGTCATCCGCGAGCTCTTCGAGGCGCTGGTGGACGATCCGCTGCTGCTGCCGCCCGAGTTCCAGGCCGTGGCTGCGGCCGGCCGCGAGGCCGAGGGCGAGGCCGGCGTGGCGCGGGCCGTAGCCGACTATATCGCCGGCATGACCGACCGTTACGCGCTGCATGTCCACGGCAGCTTGTTCAACCTCCGGCAGGTGGATTGA
- the pilQ gene encoding type IV pilus secretin PilQ, which yields MSGQLIMRHLRRGAGGLLLAVLATAAPAQSERSIEAIDHVALDTNSVRITLTFDGPAPEPKSFFVEEPARLSIDLPNTRLGDLGRVHRINVGDTRSLALAEASDRTRAVLELTAALPYQITRDANQLNILVNAGENRQAVTKPAGEQTAGAGGAEPTREAAKQKDAPAGPAIRNIDFRRGEDGAGRVIVDLTRADVRIDSSESEGRIIARFRDARASSERYERLDVLDFATPVKSIALRPDGSDSELVVTPIADARYEQIAYQAGRRYTIELKPLSEAEERERDVAEPVYEGERISLSFQDVEVRSLLQIIADVAETNLVVSDSVDGSMTLRLENVPWDQALDIVLRQRGLGMQERGNVMMIAPNSEITERASQERAARRAREELSPLRTEVIQVNYSRAGDLAGIIREASEQREGGGNSENDVRESELLSRRGKITVDERTNSLIVQEARDNLAAIRRLVQRLDVPVRQVLIESRIAIVNDDFEKNLGVQAGFTSIGTTGDATVGFSGSGNAANTVVNGGVPGFADRLGVRLPIASPAGQFGVAVLGSDFLVDLELSAMQSEGRGELVSTPRVVTADRSEAVIKQGLQIPITTRSQQDAESTTTEFVDALLELRVTPEITPDDGVFLNLLVTRNEPDFTQVNADGNPAIATREVGTRVLVRTGETLVLGGAYESETTETVTKVPLLGDIPIIGRLFRSDSSMNSQRELLVFVTPKILKEGLDIGGE from the coding sequence ATGTCCGGACAACTCATCATGCGGCACTTGCGCCGGGGGGCAGGCGGCCTGCTGCTGGCCGTGCTCGCCACCGCCGCGCCCGCTCAGTCCGAGCGCAGCATCGAGGCGATCGATCACGTCGCCCTCGACACCAATAGCGTGCGCATCACCCTTACCTTCGACGGCCCGGCGCCCGAGCCGAAGAGCTTCTTCGTCGAGGAACCGGCGCGGCTGTCCATCGATCTGCCGAATACTCGTCTTGGCGATCTGGGCCGCGTGCACCGCATCAATGTCGGTGACACGCGCTCGCTGGCGCTGGCCGAGGCCAGCGACCGGACGCGTGCGGTGCTTGAGTTGACCGCCGCGTTGCCCTATCAGATCACACGCGATGCCAATCAGCTCAATATTCTCGTCAATGCCGGAGAGAATCGGCAGGCCGTAACGAAGCCGGCGGGAGAACAGACAGCCGGCGCCGGTGGCGCCGAGCCGACCCGCGAGGCGGCGAAGCAGAAAGACGCTCCCGCAGGTCCGGCGATCCGCAACATCGATTTCCGCCGCGGCGAAGACGGTGCTGGACGGGTCATCGTTGACCTCACCCGCGCAGATGTCCGCATCGACAGCAGTGAATCGGAAGGCCGCATCATTGCGCGCTTCCGGGATGCCCGCGCCTCGTCCGAGCGCTACGAGCGCCTCGACGTGCTGGATTTCGCCACCCCCGTCAAGAGCATCGCACTGCGTCCGGATGGCAGCGACAGTGAGCTGGTCGTCACGCCCATCGCCGACGCGCGCTATGAGCAGATCGCCTATCAGGCCGGTCGTCGCTACACCATCGAGCTGAAGCCGCTCAGCGAGGCGGAGGAACGTGAGCGCGACGTTGCCGAGCCGGTCTACGAAGGCGAGCGCATCTCGCTGAGTTTTCAGGATGTCGAGGTCCGCTCGCTGCTGCAGATCATTGCGGATGTCGCTGAAACCAATCTGGTCGTCTCCGACAGCGTCGACGGCAGTATGACGCTGCGCCTGGAGAATGTGCCCTGGGATCAGGCGCTGGACATCGTTCTGCGTCAGCGCGGGCTTGGTATGCAGGAGCGCGGCAACGTCATGATGATCGCGCCTAACAGCGAGATCACCGAGCGCGCCTCGCAGGAGCGCGCCGCCCGGCGCGCCCGTGAAGAGCTGTCGCCGCTGCGTACCGAGGTCATCCAGGTCAACTACTCGCGCGCCGGCGATCTCGCCGGAATCATCCGCGAGGCCTCCGAGCAGCGCGAGGGTGGCGGTAACTCCGAGAACGATGTGCGCGAATCCGAGCTGCTCAGCCGGCGCGGCAAGATTACCGTCGACGAGCGTACCAACTCGCTGATCGTGCAGGAGGCGCGCGACAATCTCGCCGCGATTCGCCGCCTTGTCCAGCGCCTGGACGTGCCGGTGCGCCAGGTGCTCATCGAATCGCGCATCGCTATCGTCAACGACGATTTCGAGAAGAACCTCGGCGTGCAGGCCGGCTTCACGAGCATTGGCACGACGGGAGACGCCACGGTCGGCTTCAGCGGCTCGGGCAACGCCGCCAACACCGTAGTCAACGGCGGTGTTCCCGGCTTCGCCGATCGTCTGGGCGTGCGCCTGCCCATCGCCAGCCCCGCCGGCCAGTTTGGCGTTGCCGTGCTGGGTAGCGACTTCCTCGTCGATCTGGAGCTGTCGGCCATGCAGTCCGAAGGTCGCGGTGAGCTGGTCTCGACGCCGCGTGTCGTGACGGCCGACCGCAGCGAGGCGGTCATCAAGCAGGGCCTGCAGATTCCGATCACCACGCGCAGCCAGCAGGACGCCGAGTCGACCACTACGGAGTTCGTCGACGCGCTGCTTGAGCTGCGCGTCACGCCCGAGATCACTCCGGACGACGGCGTTTTCCTGAATTTGCTGGTGACGCGCAATGAGCCCGATTTCACGCAGGTGAACGCCGACGGCAATCCGGCCATCGCCACGCGCGAAGTCGGCACGCGCGTTCTGGTGCGCACCGGTGAAACCCTTGTGCTCGGCGGTGCCTATGAGTCGGAAACCACCGAGACGGTGACCAAGGTGCCGTTGCTCGGCGATATACCGATCATCGGTCGGCTGTTCCGCAGCGACTCGAGCATGAACAGTCAGCGCGAGCTGCTGGTCTTCGTGACGCCGAAGATCCTCAAGGAAGGCCTCGATATCGGCGGCGAGTGA
- the aroB gene encoding 3-dehydroquinate synthase, which yields MTATARRLPPRQLQVELGARTYPIRIGSGLIADAGAWRELHDRPVRLLSDEEVARHWLKSVVAQRDIAPEHTRIVPSGEGTKTMQQVEACLDWLLETRMPRDGVLIALGGGVIGDLAGFVAAIYQRGIDFVQVPTTLLAQVDSSVGGKTGVNHALGKNLIGAFHQPRLVLADCETLSTLPARELSAGLAEVIKYGMLGDADFFAWLEDNMAKLRALDAQRVMDVIERCCTMKAQVVVADERESGRRALLNLGHTFAHAIETHTEYARYLHGEAVGIGLVMAAGLSRRLGWLSASEVERVQALVAAAGLPSTVPEDMTPADFMRHMAHDKKVVSGRLRFVLLRRLGEALVTGDVPAEQLSRLLAEYCTATDSA from the coding sequence GTGACCGCAACCGCCCGACGTCTGCCCCCTCGTCAGCTGCAGGTCGAGCTGGGCGCGCGCACTTATCCCATCCGCATTGGTAGCGGGCTGATCGCCGACGCGGGTGCCTGGCGCGAGCTGCACGACCGCCCCGTGCGCCTGCTCAGCGACGAGGAAGTGGCGCGGCATTGGCTGAAGTCGGTGGTCGCGCAGCGCGACATCGCCCCGGAGCACACGCGCATCGTGCCGTCGGGCGAGGGCACCAAGACCATGCAGCAGGTGGAGGCCTGCCTCGACTGGCTGCTGGAGACGCGGATGCCGCGCGACGGCGTGCTGATTGCCCTCGGCGGCGGTGTTATCGGCGATCTTGCCGGTTTCGTGGCGGCGATCTATCAGCGCGGCATCGATTTCGTGCAGGTGCCGACGACGCTGCTGGCGCAGGTCGACTCCAGCGTCGGCGGCAAGACCGGCGTCAATCATGCGCTTGGCAAGAATCTCATCGGTGCCTTTCACCAGCCGCGGCTGGTGCTGGCCGACTGCGAGACACTTTCCACCTTGCCCGCCCGCGAGCTCAGCGCGGGTCTTGCCGAAGTCATCAAGTACGGCATGCTGGGCGACGCGGACTTCTTTGCCTGGTTGGAGGACAACATGGCCAAGCTGCGCGCCCTGGATGCGCAGCGTGTCATGGACGTCATCGAGCGCTGCTGCACGATGAAGGCTCAGGTCGTGGTTGCCGATGAACGAGAATCCGGGCGTCGCGCCCTGCTCAACCTGGGCCACACTTTCGCCCACGCCATCGAGACCCACACTGAATACGCGCGCTATTTGCATGGCGAGGCGGTGGGTATCGGCCTGGTCATGGCTGCAGGGCTGTCGCGCCGGCTGGGCTGGCTGAGCGCGAGCGAGGTCGAGCGCGTGCAGGCATTGGTGGCAGCCGCCGGTTTGCCCAGCACCGTCCCGGAGGACATGACACCGGCGGATTTCATGCGCCACATGGCACACGACAAGAAGGTGGTTTCCGGCCGGCTTCGCTTCGTGCTGCTGCGGCGGCTGGGCGAGGCGCTGGTCACCGGCGATGTGCCGGCGGAGCAGCTTTCGCGGCTGCTGGCCGAGTACTGCACGGCGACGGATTCGGCCTGA
- a CDS encoding shikimate kinase, whose translation MFLVGPMGSGKTTLGRRLASLLGMDFVDSDHEIERRTGVDIPFIFEKEGEAGFRRREHDILQELAGRDGVVVATGGGAVLDAATRARLQKAGHVIYLHASVDQQLRRTARSRHRPLLRSGDRRAILARLLAERDPLYRETAHRIVATDGRNTRALAHEIHRSLMQEKSAP comes from the coding sequence ATCTTCCTCGTCGGGCCCATGGGGTCCGGCAAGACGACGCTGGGCCGTCGACTCGCTTCGCTGCTGGGTATGGATTTCGTCGACAGCGACCACGAGATCGAGCGTCGTACCGGTGTCGATATCCCCTTCATCTTCGAGAAGGAGGGGGAGGCCGGCTTCCGGCGGCGCGAGCACGACATCCTCCAGGAACTTGCCGGCCGCGATGGCGTCGTGGTCGCCACTGGCGGCGGCGCGGTGCTGGACGCCGCGACGCGCGCTCGATTGCAGAAGGCCGGCCACGTCATCTATCTGCACGCCAGCGTCGACCAGCAGCTGCGCCGTACCGCGCGCAGCCGCCACCGCCCGCTGTTGCGCTCCGGCGACCGTCGCGCCATCCTCGCGCGGCTGCTCGCCGAGCGCGATCCGCTCTACCGCGAGACGGCTCACCGTATCGTTGCCACGGACGGGCGCAACACGCGCGCGCTCGCCCACGAGATCCATCGCAGCCTTATGCAGGAGAAGTCCGCGCCGTGA
- a CDS encoding penicillin-binding protein 1A: MSLASRIALRTGFVLIVVLAAGAALATAGFFVAKKIYEGDLPSVEAVQELPLQVPLRIYTRDGKLIGEFGAERRDPLDYAELPKPLIEAFIAAEDARFFEHPGVDWQGILRAGINLMLTGERSQGGSTITMQLARNFFLTRERTYERKIREIFLALRMEEVLSKEQILESYLNKIYLGERAYGVGAAAKVYFGQPVAELSVSQMAVLAGLPKAPSRDNPVNDPERALERRDYVLGRMHDLGYIDDAALQRARAEPVIANPERADVDVDAHFVAEMVRQEMIDRYGDAAYTDGYRVTTTIDSRQQKAATNALRRHLREHSARQGYRTNRPMIAETVRDELGGEPLAEAVITGINELPRLAGLTRAVVLSHDAEGMQLTLATGDRARLTPEDYDWAELGDTRLTRGALVYLENRDGEGDEAEVDPEQADWRLAAEPIAQGAVVAMRPDSGAITALVGGYDFFDGRFNRAIQAERQPGSAIKPIIYAAALDQGFTPASVLIDAPIVMEDYALEAKWRPRNYSGRFHGPTRLREALVHSRNIISIKLLRSIGVEVGRNYATRFGLPLERMPNNLSLALGSPVFTPLEMSRAFATFANGGHLVDPYFIARIDRAEENARPIVTPIPPLCDNPLPATFEYEATRAQDATEDEAEGEAEDLVPATISMPVPTSAALPSERRKAEGALPPAPLEVPGCLPRTVNERVAWMTADMMRDVTRRGTGARATRLGRSDIAGKTGTTNDEADAWFVGIQRELAAAVWIGHDQPRRLGRGEGGSRAALPVWIDFMNVALEGVPQGFMPRPEGLIDVRIDADSGLIAHPDAESVVFETLPEERLPDMEHATSSEPGGSALDALY; the protein is encoded by the coding sequence ATGTCTCTCGCCTCCAGAATCGCCCTGCGCACGGGCTTTGTGCTGATCGTCGTCCTCGCGGCGGGGGCCGCGCTGGCCACTGCGGGCTTCTTCGTCGCCAAGAAAATCTACGAAGGCGATCTGCCCTCGGTCGAGGCCGTGCAGGAGCTCCCTTTGCAGGTGCCGCTGCGCATCTATACGCGCGATGGGAAGCTTATCGGCGAGTTCGGCGCCGAGCGGCGTGATCCGCTGGACTATGCGGAGCTTCCGAAGCCGCTTATTGAAGCCTTCATCGCTGCCGAGGACGCGCGCTTCTTCGAGCATCCGGGCGTCGACTGGCAGGGAATCCTGCGCGCCGGCATCAATCTGATGCTGACCGGTGAGCGCAGCCAGGGCGGAAGCACGATCACGATGCAGCTCGCGCGCAACTTCTTCCTTACGCGCGAGCGCACCTACGAGCGCAAGATCCGCGAGATCTTCCTGGCGCTGCGTATGGAAGAGGTGCTGTCCAAGGAACAGATCCTGGAGAGCTATCTCAACAAGATCTACCTCGGTGAGCGCGCCTACGGCGTCGGCGCCGCCGCCAAGGTCTACTTCGGCCAGCCGGTGGCGGAGCTCAGCGTCTCCCAGATGGCAGTGCTGGCCGGGCTGCCCAAGGCCCCCTCGCGCGACAATCCGGTCAACGATCCGGAGCGCGCACTCGAGCGGCGCGACTACGTGCTGGGGCGCATGCACGATCTCGGCTACATCGACGATGCGGCGCTGCAGCGCGCGCGTGCCGAGCCGGTGATCGCCAACCCCGAGCGCGCCGATGTCGACGTCGATGCGCATTTCGTCGCCGAGATGGTGCGCCAGGAGATGATCGACCGCTACGGCGATGCCGCGTACACCGACGGCTACCGTGTCACCACGACCATCGACAGCCGCCAGCAGAAGGCCGCCACCAACGCGCTGCGCCGGCATCTGCGCGAGCACAGCGCACGCCAGGGCTACCGGACGAATCGCCCGATGATCGCCGAGACAGTACGCGATGAGCTGGGCGGCGAGCCGCTCGCGGAGGCCGTGATCACCGGCATCAACGAGCTGCCGCGCCTGGCCGGGCTGACCCGCGCCGTCGTGCTTTCACACGATGCAGAAGGCATGCAGCTGACACTGGCTACCGGCGATCGCGCACGCCTCACGCCCGAGGACTACGACTGGGCCGAGCTGGGCGACACCCGACTGACTCGCGGCGCCCTCGTCTATCTCGAAAACCGGGATGGCGAGGGAGATGAAGCCGAAGTCGACCCCGAGCAAGCCGACTGGCGACTCGCGGCCGAGCCCATCGCTCAGGGTGCAGTCGTAGCCATGCGGCCCGACAGCGGCGCCATCACCGCACTGGTCGGCGGCTACGACTTCTTCGATGGCCGCTTCAATCGCGCCATCCAGGCCGAACGACAGCCGGGCAGCGCCATCAAGCCGATCATCTACGCTGCGGCCCTCGATCAGGGATTTACCCCGGCCTCGGTGCTCATCGACGCCCCTATCGTCATGGAGGACTACGCGCTGGAGGCGAAGTGGCGCCCTCGCAACTACAGCGGCCGCTTCCACGGGCCGACACGCCTGCGCGAGGCGCTGGTGCACTCGCGCAACATCATTTCCATCAAGCTGTTGCGCAGCATCGGGGTAGAGGTCGGGCGCAACTACGCCACACGATTCGGCCTACCGCTGGAACGCATGCCGAACAATCTATCGCTGGCGCTGGGCAGCCCAGTCTTCACGCCGCTGGAAATGTCCCGCGCCTTCGCCACTTTCGCCAACGGCGGCCACCTGGTGGACCCCTACTTCATCGCGCGCATCGACCGCGCCGAGGAGAACGCCCGCCCCATCGTTACGCCGATTCCGCCACTGTGCGACAACCCGCTGCCGGCGACTTTCGAGTACGAGGCCACGCGCGCGCAGGACGCCACCGAAGACGAAGCGGAAGGCGAGGCGGAGGATCTCGTCCCTGCCACCATCAGCATGCCGGTGCCCACCAGTGCGGCGCTGCCCAGCGAACGGCGCAAGGCCGAGGGGGCGCTACCTCCCGCACCACTGGAAGTGCCGGGTTGCCTACCGCGCACCGTCAACGAACGCGTCGCCTGGATGACGGCCGACATGATGCGCGACGTCACGCGCCGGGGCACCGGCGCCCGCGCCACACGGCTGGGGCGCAGCGACATCGCGGGCAAGACGGGAACGACCAACGACGAGGCCGACGCCTGGTTCGTCGGCATCCAGCGCGAACTCGCGGCGGCGGTCTGGATCGGCCACGATCAACCGCGCCGGCTAGGACGCGGCGAAGGCGGCTCACGCGCGGCACTGCCGGTATGGATCGATTTCATGAACGTCGCTCTGGAAGGCGTTCCGCAAGGCTTCATGCCGCGACCTGAGGGCCTGATCGACGTGCGCATCGACGCGGACAGCGGTCTCATCGCACACCCGGATGCCGAGTCGGTAGTCTTCGAGACGCTGCCCGAAGAGCGGTTGCCGGACATGGAACATGCCACCAGCAGCGAACCTGGCGGTTCCGCGCTGGACGCGCTCTACTAA